From a single Phragmites australis chromosome 7, lpPhrAust1.1, whole genome shotgun sequence genomic region:
- the LOC133923717 gene encoding transcription repressor OFP13-like — MVKKKLALTSLFLNSSETSLCPSSSSSMSAASFSTAASWQWPPCTQARTLSFRGDSSAEIVSMRHHNQKQDEEYKTSMNPAYVPDSAEYCSCSLSDSSASLSTASEPAAVADEDEVIIRGLRSSNRLIFEPDSTSSIVNVKAATAAAFDGATALAIDSADPYGDFRRSMEEMVLSHGVNDWGWLEEMLGWYLSANGKKTHGLIVGAFVDLLVALASAPSPACSSSFIARQAVKKGKHQTEC, encoded by the coding sequence ATGGTCAAGAAGAAGCTTGCGCTCACCTCCCTCTTCCTCAACAGCAGCGAGACAAGCCTGtgcccttcctcctcttcttccatgtccgccgcctccttcaGCACGGCGGCCTCGTGGCAGTGGCCGCCCTGCACGCAGGCAAGGACGCTCTCCTTCCGGGGCGACAGCAGCGCGGAGATCGTGTCGATGCGCCACCACAACCAGAAGCAGGATGAGGAGTACAAGACGAGCATGAACCCGGCCTACGTCCCCGACTCGGCCGAGTACTGCTCCTGCAGCCTCTCCGACTCCTCCGCGAGCCTCTCCACGGCATCGgagcccgccgccgtcgcggACGAGGACGAGGTGATCATCCGCGGCCTCCGGTCGAGCAACAGGCTCATCTTCGAGCCCGACTCCACGAGCTCCATCGTGAACGTGAAGGCGGCCACCGCGGCAGCGTTCGACGGGGCCACGGCGCTGGCCATCGACTCAGCCGACCCGTATGGCGACTTCCGGCGGTCCATGGAGGAGATGGTGCTGAGCCACGGCGTCAACGACTGGGGCTGGCTCGAGGAGATGCTGGGATGGTACCTCAGCGCCAACGGCAAGAAGACGCACGGCCTCATTGTGGGCGCGTTCGTGGACTTGCTAGTGGCGCTCGCCTCTGCTCCCTCCCCTGCCTGCTCGTCCAGCTTCATCGCTCGTCAGGCCGTCAAGAAAGGCAAACACCAAACGGAGTGCTGA
- the LOC133925298 gene encoding NDR1/HIN1-like protein 2, with product MGSASRAVSCLCCPCKCLACGLFSCLCSILISLLVTVGVLALIFYLIFRPHMIAATVDSASLAQFSLAPNSALAYNLTVAMTVRNPNKRVGLYYDSVESLALFEDQRFGYTQLDSFYQSTEASTKLTPEFHGQQPLQGDVTAANFRKEQSDGKFNVDVNLNAKLRVKVWAFKVRGPKAKITCPLSIPAPGSNTGATFQPTDCKVWF from the coding sequence ATGGGTTCGGCGAGCCGCGCGGTGTCGTGCCTGTGCTGCCCCTGCAAGTGCCTGGCGTGCGGCCTCTTCAGCTGCCTCTGCAGCATCCTCATCTCCCTCCTCGTCACCGTCGGCGTCCTCGCCCTCATCTTCTACCTCATCTTCCGCCCCCACATGATCGCCGCCACCGTCGACTCCGCCTCCCTCGCCCAGTTCTCGCTCGCCCCCAACTCCGCTCTCGCCTACAACCTCACCGTCGCCATGACCGTCCGCAACCCCAACAAGCGCGTCGGACTCTACTACGACAGCGTCGAGTCCCTCGCGCTCTTCGAGGACCAGCGCTTCGGATACACGCAGCTCGACTCCTTCTACCAGAGCACCGAGGCGTCCACCAAGCTCACCCCCGAGTTCCACGGCCAGCAGCCGCTCCAGGGCGACGTCACCGCCGCCAACTTCAGGAAAGAGCAGTCCGACGGCAAGTTCAACGTCGATGTCAACCTCAACGCCAAGCTCAGGGTCAAGGTCTGGGCCTTCAAGGTCCGCGGACCCAAGGCCAAGATCACCTGCCCGCTTTCCATCCCGGCGCCAGGCAGCAACACCGGCGCCACATTCCAGCCCACCGACTGCAAAGTCTGGTTCTGA
- the LOC133925302 gene encoding NDR1/HIN1-like protein 1 produces the protein MSVKDCGGHKGRCDCERERLYRRCCALLAALIFLVLFVVLIVWLVLRPHKPKFYLQDLSVLCLNVTPPTSTYLFTTMQATVAGQNVNDRIGVYYDKVDVYAQYKDVAITVPTRLPVEYQDHRDQSVWSPFLQSMDSVQLPPALAVALAQDETAGYVLIDIRVDGWIRWKVGTWISGHYHLRVNCPALLTVNEGKGSYGANTGGANGYFRFQQAAACSVDI, from the coding sequence ATGTCGGTGAAGGACTGCGGCGGGCACAAGGGGCGGTGCGACTGCGAGCGCGAGCGGCTCTACCGTAGGTGCTGCGCCCTGCTCGCCGCTCTCATCTTTCTCGTCCTCTTCGTTGTGCTCATCGTCTGGCTGGTGCTCCGCCCGCACAAGCCCAAGTTCTACCTCCAGGACCTCTCCGTGCTCTGCCTCAACGTCACGCCGCCGACGTCCACCTACCTCTTCACCACCATGCAGGCCACCGTCGCCGGCCAGAACGTCAACGACCGCATCGGCGTCTACTACGACAAGGTGGACGTGTACGCGCAGTACAAGGACGTGGCCATCACCGTCCCCACGCGGCTGCCCGTCGAGTACCAGGACCACAGGGACCAGTCCGTCTGGTCCCCCTTCCTGCAGTCCATGGACAGCGTCCAGCTCCCTCCCGCCCTCGCCGTCGCGCTCGCGCAGGACGAGACCGCCGGCTACGTGCTCATCGACATCCGCGTCGACGGGTGGATACGGTGGAAGGTCGGCACGTGGATCTCCGGCCACTACCACCTCCGCGTCAACTGCCCCGCGCTGCTCACCGTCAACGAAGGCAAGGGGAGCTACGGCGCCAACACCGGCGGGGCGAACGGCTACTTCCGCTTCCAGCAGGCCGCCGCGTGCTCCGTCGACATCTAG
- the LOC133925301 gene encoding exocyst complex component EXO70A1-like, translated as MESLAQRAALLRESLQKSQQVTHAVVSILGSFDSRLSALDSAMRPIQVRTHAVRTAHENIDRTLRSADVILTQFDRTREAEREIQKGPNENLQGFLDAVDRLRSIERFFSSNRSYRSSDGVLNHVNALLSKALVKMEGEFQNQLSQLSKPMEPDRLFDCLPSTLRPSSESQPEGGKNVSAGSQSENLENSEAAVYSPPALIEPKFVPLLAKLAQQLVQAGCQQQCSEIYSEARASALESSLKNLGVEKLSKDEVQKMPWEILESKIGNWIHFMRIAVKLLFAGERQLCDQVFECSQSLRDKCFASITKNSLATLLSFGEAIAMSKRSPEKLFVLLDMYEIMCELQTEIDTIFVGESCSKMCDSAMSLTKCLAQTAQKTFSDFEEAVEKDATKNIHTDGTVHPLTSYVINYVKFLFDYQSTLKQLFQEFKREDGTGSELAAVTMKIMQALQNNLDAKAKQYKDPALMHIFFMNNIHYIVKSVRRSEAKDLLGDDWIQRHRRIVQQNANQYRRIAWTKVLQCLSGQGLTSSGGSGQVGSDGGNSSGASRSAVKERFRSFNMLFEEIYQKQCGWSVPDTELRESLRLAVAEILLPAYRSFIKRFGPLIDNSKAPGKYVKHTPEQLELLLGNLFEGKQERA; from the exons ATGGAGAGCCTGGCGCAGCGCGCGGCGCTGCTACGGGAGTCGCTGCAGAAGAGCCAGCAGGTCACGCACGCCGTCGTCTCAATCCTCGGCTCCTTCGACAGCAGACTCTCCGCGCTCGACTCCGCCATGCGCCCTATCCAG GTGAGGACGCACGCCGTGCGGACGGCGCACGAGAACATCGACCGGACGCTGCGCTCCGCCGATGTGATCCTCACTCAGTTCGATCGAACTCGAGAG GCAGAGCGTGAAATACAGAAGGGGCCGAATGAGAATCTGCAAGGTTTTCTTGATGCAGTTGATCGGTTGAGAAGTATTGAGCGTTTCTTTAGCTCGAATAGGAGTTACCGCAGTAGTGATGGGGTGCTCAACCATGTGAATGCCCTCCTTTCTAAGGCCCTTGTGAAGATGGAGGGTGAATTCCAGAATCAATTGTCTCAGCTCAG CAAACCTATGGAGCCTGATCGTCTATTCGATTGTCTTCCAAGCACGCTTCGACCATCATCTGAATCTCAGCCCGAAGGTGGAAAAAATGTGTCAGCTGGTTCACAGTCTGAAAATCTGGAAAACTCAGAGGCTGCTGTGTACAGTCCTCCTGCTCTTATTGAGCCAAAGTTTGTTCCATTACTCGCTAAACTAGCACAACAGTTGGTTCAAGCTGGATGCCAACAGCAATGTTCAGAAATATACAG CGAAGCTCGTGCTTCAGCTTTAGAATCAAGTTTGAAGAACTTGGGTGTTGAAAAACTGAGCAAAGATGAAGTGCAGAAAATGCCTTGGGAAATTTTAGAGTCTAAAATAGGGAATTGGATTCATTTCATGCGAATTGCT GTCAAACTTCTTTTTGCTGGGGAGCGTCAGCTCTGCGATCAAGTTTTTGAATGCAGTCAATCATTGAGGGACAAGTGCTTTGCTTCAATAACAAAGAACAGTTTGGCTACACTACTCAGTTTTGGAGAGGCAATTGCTATGAGTAAACGATCACCAGAGAAACTGTTTGTTCTGCTAGACATGTACGAGATTATGTGTGAACTTCAAACAGAG ATTGACACCATCTTTGTTGGAGAATCATGTTCTAAAATGTGCGACTCTGCTATGAGTTTGACGAAATGCTTAGCGCAAACGGCGCAGAAGACTTTCAGTGATTTTGAAGAAGCTGTTGAAAAGGATGCAACAAAGAATATTCATACTGATGGAACAGTGCATCCTTTAACAAGCTATGTGATCAACTATGTTAAGTTTTTATTCGA CTACCAGTCAACTCTAAAACAGCTTTTCCAGGAGTTCAAAAGGGAAGATGGAACAGGTTCTGAGCTGGCAGCTGTGACCATGAAAATCATGCAAGCTTTACAAAATAATTTGGATGCAAAAGCAAAGCAATACAAGGATCCTGCTTTGatgcacatattttttatgaacaACATTCACTATATTGTCAAATCTGTCCGCAG ATCGGAAGCCAAGGATTTGTTGGGTGATGACTGGATTCAAAGGCATCGAAGGATTGTACAGCAAAATGCAAATCAATATAGAAGGATTGCATGGACGAAG GTGTTGCAATGCCTCTCTGGTCAAGGCTTGACTTCATCAGGAGGTAGTGGTCAAGTAGGAAGTGATGGTGGCAATAGCAGTGGAGCTTCAAGATCTGCTGTCAAGGAGAG ATTCAGGTCTTTCAATATGTTATTTGAAGAGATCTATCAAAAGCAATGTGGCTGGTCGGTTCCAGATACTGAGTTgcgcgagtcactaagacttgCGGTTGCTGAAATTCTGTTGCCTGCATACAGATCTTTCATAAAACGTTTTGG GCCTCTCATTGATAATAGCAAAGCGCCTGGCAAATACGTGAAGCACACACCTGAGCAACTCGAGCTGCTACTTGGCAATTTGTTTGAGGGGAAACAAGAACGTGCTTGA